A window of the Carassius carassius chromosome 36, fCarCar2.1, whole genome shotgun sequence genome harbors these coding sequences:
- the tmsb gene encoding thymosin beta: protein MADKPNMTEITSFDKTKLRKTETQEKNPLPTKETIEQERQGESTP, encoded by the exons ATGGCTGACAAACCCAACATGACGGAAATCACATCCTTTGATAAAACTAAACTCAGGAAGACAGAGACCCAAGAAAAGAATCCCTTGCCAACCAAAGAAA CTATTGAACAGGAGAGGCAAGGAGAGTCCACGCCTTGA